The DNA window TAGCTGTATTCGTAAATAAATACCTCGTGATAATTAATGGTGCCGGCAGAATCAATGTTGAACTTAGAATCAAGGTCTCTCTTCTTTACAATGCCTCTAAAGACACCCTCCGCAGCTGGGCTCCTACAGATATTGCCTAGGCACACAAAGAGAACAGAGAAGGGTTTGATTTCCGTGGCTGAGTCAGTTAATGGAGTTGAAGACGACATTGATGCCTTGATCAAAGACCcagaaggagaggagagaacGAAATTGGGGTTTCTGAGAGATGGGTATTGGGTTTTGGGGATAAATCGTAGAAGACTAAAAAATGGGGAACTCAGAGAGAGAACGAGATTTGGGTGGCATAACGGTAAATTCAAACGAGCTGCCACTTTGGAACAAACACTGTTGAAGGATATCCTCGAGACCACAGTTGGTGTGGAAACCTCGTTTATGCTAAAACCAAATGGAGAACAGGTAGTATGAATCAGAACCATCCcgataaagaaaaacaaaaatgggtGGGATTGGGGAGAGGAATTGCTAGTACATGATAGAATTAGAATGTAATTGGTCATGGAGGGTTGTGTACATTACATTGAAGTTACACTTGCTCGTGGTTTCTGTTTTGAGCCTGGGCTGGGCTTGGTGAGCCAGCCCATCTAAAAACACTTCACTGCCCTGTAGGCTGTAAGAGAGCTAGCAAACGAATAACATCTACCTGAGGCATTAAGACTTCCGGGAGATGAAGAACTTGGACGCATAAAAAAACGAGTCCAAACCACTAAACCAGGCCGCTGATAGTAGCATAGCAGAATATTCGGACGAGAAAATCCCACTCCATGAGCAGTGGATACTACTGTATCACTCTATATTCTATATCCTTAACAACGTGAAGCCTATTTGCTGAATTACATTTACACTATATTCTATTATTATATCAGTTACAAGAAGGATGAGGAATCTCTTTTCCAATAAGAAATCATGCATCTTCGGTCGTCATAATTCACAAATATGGGCTAAAACATCTCAAACTCTATATGTTCCCTACCATTGGATTCCTTATGATGGTAGCTCTCTGTATTATGAGGATCTGCTGTTGGCACACCAGTCGCAGCATCACAAAATTTGGGCAGCTCTGGTGGTATCGTGCAGCGAATCAAAGCCCAGTTGATGCCTTCAAAGAAGGGGTGCTGTTTGATTTCTGTAGCCCCTTTCACAGAACCTAATCGACTCTCTGGTTCTTTTATCAACAACCCTCTGATCAAATCTCTTGCATGAAAACTAACTATAGGACCATTCGGAAATTTGAGGCTTTGGGACACCACATTGGCCAGGGTTTCTTCATTCCCAGGACCCTTGAAGGGGGTCTTACCATATAACAGCTCAAATAGCAAAATTCCAAACGTCCACCAATCGACAGAGCTCCCGTGACCCTCAGCCTTGATTATCTCTGGAGCTAGGTATTCATGGGTTCCGACAAAGGAGTTTGACCGGGCACTTGTTGGCTCCACCACAAGCTGTGGCAA is part of the Tripterygium wilfordii isolate XIE 37 chromosome 7, ASM1340144v1, whole genome shotgun sequence genome and encodes:
- the LOC120002054 gene encoding putative low molecular weight protein-tyrosine-phosphatase slr0328 gives rise to the protein MVLIHTTCSPFGFSINEVSTPTVVSRISFNSVCSKVAARLNLPLCHPNLVLSLSSPFFSLLRFIPKTQYPSLRNPNFVLSSPSGSLIKASMSSSTPLTDSATEIKPFSVLFVCLGNICRSPAAEGVFRGIVKKRDLDSKFNIDSAGTINYHEGNPADPRMRAASKKRGMEITSISRPIRPSDFRDFDIILAMDKQNREDIMEAFNRWKERDGLPADAYKKVKLMCSYCKKHDESEVPDPYYGGPQGFEKVLDLLEDACESLLDSILAENDRILQS